Proteins found in one Ovis canadensis isolate MfBH-ARS-UI-01 breed Bighorn chromosome 20, ARS-UI_OviCan_v2, whole genome shotgun sequence genomic segment:
- the LOC138425887 gene encoding olfactory receptor 2B2-like, producing the protein MNRINESVPQEFILLGFSDRPWLELPLFVVFLISYILTILGNLAIIVVSRLDSKLHTPMYFFLTNLSLLDLCYTTSTVPQMLVNICSIRKVISYGGCVAQLFIFLALGSTECLLLAVMSFDRFVAICRPLRYSVIMHQKLCLQLAAISWVSGFSNSVLQSTLTLQMPLCGHKEVDHFFCEVPALLKLSCVDTTANEAELFFISVLFLLIPVTLILISYACIVQAVLRIKSVEGRRKAFGICGSHLIVVSLFYGTAIYVYLQPPSPASKDRGKMVSLFYGIITPMLNPLIYTLRNKDVKGAFKRLIGEKKNREV; encoded by the exons ATGAATAGGATCAATGAGAGTGTCCCCCAAGAGTTCATCCTCTTAGGTTTCTCAGATCGACCATGGCTGGAGCTTCCACTCTTTGTGGTGTTCCTGATTTCCTATATCTTGACCATCCTGGGCAATCTAGCAATAATTGTTGTGTCCCGTCTGGATTCCAAGCTCCATACccccatgtatttttttcttaccaATCTCTCACTCTTGGACCTTTGCTACACCACAAGTACAGTTCCACAAATGCTGGTAAACATATGCAGCATCAGGAAGGTGATTAGTTATGGTGGCTGTGTGGCacaacttttcattttcctggcTTTGGGTTCCACTGAATGTCTCCTCCTGGCTGTCATGTCCTTTGATAGGTTTGTAGCTATTTGTCGGCCTCTCCGATACTCCGTCATCATGCACCAAAAACTCTGCCTCCAGCTGGCAGCTATATCCTGGGTTAGTGGCTTCAGCAACTCAGTATTGCAGTCCACCTTGACCCTGCAGATGCCACTCTGTGGCCACAAAGAAGTGGATCACTTCTTCTGTGAAGTCCCTGCTCTGCTCAAGTTGTCGTGTGTAGACACAACAGCAAATGAAGCTGAGCTATTCTTTATCAGTGTGCTATTCCTTCTAATACCTGTGACACTCATTCTGATATCATATGCTTGTATTGTCCAAGCAGTGTTGAGAATAAAATCAGTGGAAGGTCGGCGAAAGGCATTTGGAATATGTGGCTCCCATTTGATAGTGGTGTCACTTTTTTATGGCACTGCTATCTACGTGTACCTGCAACCACCATCCCCTGCCTCCAAGGACCGGGGAAAGATGGTATCCCTTTTCTATGGAATCATCACACCCATGTTGAACCCCCTTATATACACACTTAGGAACAAAGATGTAAAGGGAGCATTTAAGAGGCTGATT ggagaaaaaaaaaacagagaagtttaa